From a single Natronorubrum tibetense GA33 genomic region:
- a CDS encoding PLDc N-terminal domain-containing protein: MLENVVLQQGGAAFAFLFFIVFTVIFLAMVVWVYTDAEQNSDHPAFLWAIVVFLAPVLGLVLYFLLGRNARRSQF; this comes from the coding sequence ATGCTCGAGAATGTCGTACTACAACAAGGTGGTGCCGCCTTCGCCTTTCTCTTCTTCATCGTCTTCACGGTCATCTTTCTCGCGATGGTCGTGTGGGTCTACACCGACGCGGAGCAAAACAGCGACCACCCCGCGTTTCTCTGGGCGATCGTCGTCTTCCTCGCGCCGGTGTTGGGGCTCGTCCTGTACTTCCTGCTCGGACGGAACGCCCGCAGGAGTCAGTTTTAG